Part of the Caldisericota bacterium genome is shown below.
AAAGGAGAACTCCCCGACACAACACAGCCCTCAACAGACGATTTTATAAAAATATATGAGCCACTTCTTGATGAGGGATATTCAATTATTTCTCCGCTTATGTCTACAAACATGAGTGGAACGGTTAATGCAGCAAATGCAGCAAAAAAAGCTCTGGGCAATCCTGATATATATATTTTTGACTCTCAATTCACTTCACTAGGATTAGGATATCAAGTACTGGAAATAGCTAAAAAACTATATGAGGAAGGAATGAGTAAAGAAGATATGATTAAAGAGATGCCAGCAATGAGAGGTAAAATGAACATATTCTTTGTTTTAAAAGATTTATTTTATCTTGCGCGCCTCGGAAGAATTGGGCATGCTAAGGCACTGGTTGGCTCAATAGTAAAAATAAAACCAATTCTTTACTTCCACGAGGGATTTGTTGATACACTTGAGCAACCTCGTACCTTAAAAAAGGCAAAGCAAAGAGCGCTGGAATTAACAAAGGAGATTGTGGATAAAAGGGGGTTAAAATATATCTCAGTAATATGGGGAGATAACAGGGAAGAAGCAGAAGAATACAGAGATCTATGTGAAAAAGAATTTGGCGTAAAAATCCCGCTTACACGGCTGGGCCCGGTTATTGTAACACACACTGGCCCAAAAGTATTGTCCATCCACTTCTATACAGAGCGGTAAATAATTCTTGCATAAAAAAATAAGAGCTTCGCTACTTCTTGCTGCTTTTGAAATATAGAAGGAGCATTTGAATGTCGGCAGGCCGCACACCTGACACGCGCATTGCTTGAGCCAGAGATTTAGGCTTTACCTGCGTAAGACGTTCTCTTCCTTCCTTTGAAAGTGAGTGAACAACTGAATAATCAAAATTCTCTGGTATGATGAATTTCTCCCATCGTATGGATTCTTTTATCTTATTCTGTTCCCTTACAATATATCCGGCATACTTAATATCGCTCTCGATTTCTTCAAGCAATTCATCCGGGTAGCCTGCAAAAGAAGATTCAATTTTCCTTAAATCTTCTTTTGTAAAATCATGCCTCTTTAAAATATCCGCTAGCAGTATGGGCTTGTTAATTTCTTTTATACCAAAACTTTTTAGCCTGGATAAAGTCTCTTTATTGGGCTTTAAAACTATACTCTCGAGTTTCATTTTAATTTCATTGATCATTTTTTCTTTTTCTTCTAACTTTCTATATTTCCATTCTTCAACTACGCCAATTTGGTAACCTTTACGGGTTAGTCGTAAATCTGCATTATCCTGCCTGAGGAGTAATCGGTGTTCACAATGCGATGGTGTAATTCTATATGGCTCAAATAATTCTTTTGTAAGAATATCATCTGTCATCACGCCTAAATAAGCTTCGCTTCTACTCAGAATAAACGGTTCTTTTCCTTTTATTTTGAGTGCAGCATTAATCCCGGCAAGGATTCCCTGTCCTGCTGCTTCGTCGTACCCGGTAGTTCCATTTGGCTGTCCTGCTATAAACAAACCTTCGACAATCTTTGTTTCATAGTTTAAATTGAGTTGAGTAGGGACAACATAATCATAGTCTATCACGTAAGCGGGCCGTATGATCTCTACATTTTCAAGCCCAGGTATCGTACGTAAAACTTCTAATTGATTTTCATACGGCATAGACATATACATTCCCTGCATATACATTTCGTTTGTGCAAAAACCTTCCTGTTCTAAAAAAAATTGATGCCTTACCTTATCTGGAAACCAGCGTACTTTTTCCTCCATAGATGGACAAGTTCTCGGCCCTGTTTTTACCATAATGCCCATAACAGAAGGAGACATATCTAAATATTTTCTGGTTATTTCTATTGTTTTTTCATTTGTCCAACCAAGATATGAATCAATTTGATTTTTATAGATTTTAGGCTCGTTCCAGGTTGAAAAGTGCAGTGGTATCACATCGCCCTTTTCAACAATAAGTTTAGAAAAATCAATGGACCTTTTATCAACACGCGGCGTTGTGCCTGTGTTAAAACGCTTTATCTTAAAACCAAGCTCCTTCAAATTATCAGAAAGACTATTAGCAGGCGGTTCTGCCCATCGCCCGGCAGGCTGCATCCATTTTGAAATGTAAATCCTACCGTTAAGATACGTTCCTGCAGTAATAACAACAGCATTTGAATAAAATTTCATACCGTCAGAGACCTCTACGCCTTTTACTCGATTCTTTTGAACGATAAGGCGCGTTACAATTCCCTGACGAAGGTGTAAATGCGGCTGGTTTTCCACTCTCTCTTTCATTCCTAATGAGTATGCCCATTTATCACATTGCGCCCGCAAACTCCATACAGCGGGGCCTTTAGATATATTTAGCATTTTTAGCTGAGTAAGCGTTGCATCTGTATTGAGAGCCATAACACCACCGAGAGCATCCACTTCGCGTACAATCTGTGCCTTGCCAGGCCCACCAATTGCCGGGTTACATGGCATCCAGCCAATGCTGTCGCAATCAATTGTTATAAGGAGAGTTTCCACTCCCATTCGTGCTGAAGCAAGTGCCGCCTCAACTCCAGCATGCCCCGCCCCAACAACAATTAAATCAAACGTTTTCATAATACAATTATTATACCCTTTTTTGGCAAATGTCAACCGCATGTTTTGAATAGCTAATTCACAAAAATTTGCTATTATGTTTCTTAACATTATACTATATTAAAAGGAGAGAAATTATGAGCAATGGAAAAATTGCAACAGAGTGGTTTTTTATAGGATTAACAACAGCACTTGTAGGAATAGCTGTAGCGCTTATGCTTACTCCTCCCACCTATTACACAAAAAGATTCCCACGATAAGCAAACTGCTCTTTGAGTTGCTAGTATAATTTCACAAAAAATTATTTAAAATGGAGAAAAAAATGATTCAAATCGGAATTTTTATGCCCTATATACAGAATATTGACACAATTTTTGATAAAATAAAAAAAGAAATAGGGTATAAAGGAAAAATTACATTAATCAAACCAAAAAATGAACTTGAAAAAGAAAAAGCAATTCCAGAAGTAGATATTGTCATTTCGGGTCCTCTCACAAATGAAGAAATCATAAAAGCAAAAAAGCTTAAACTCATACAGGTACCGTATGCAGGGGTAGAAGAATTTAATCTAAATTTACTAAAGAACAGAAACATTATCCTCTCAAATGTCCACGGCAACGCAACATCTGTTGCAGAGCATGCATTTAGTTTGCTTCTTGCACTGGCAAAAGGAATAGTAGTAAACAACGGGGATCTTAGAAGGGGTATGTGGCATGGTTGGATGAGTAACGAACCAAACATAGAGATCAAGGGAAAAACGCTCTGTATTATAGGACTGGGGAGTATTGGTAAAAAAGCAGCACAGTTTGGAAAAGCATTTGGCATGAATGTAATAGGCGTGAAAAAAAATATAACCAATGTTTCAAATGTAGATAAAGTCTATGGAGCAAACAAAATAAAAGATGCAGTTTCAAAAGCAGATTTTATCCTCCTTGCAGTGCCTGCAACAAATGAAACAAAAGAGTTAATTAACAAGGAAATGTTTAACCTCATGAAAGGGAAATATCTTATTAACGTATCAAGAGGATCTGTAATAAACGAACAGGCCCTATTCGTTGCACTCAAAAACCATACATTAGAAGGAGCGGCAATCGACACCTGGTGGCTATATCCAAAAAATAAGCATGAATTCCAATACCCGTCACGCTACCCGTTCTGGTTACTGGACAATATAATCATGTCGCCACATACAGCTGGATATTCCGATAAAAGCATTGGTCAAAATTGGGAAGAAGCTATAACAAATATTATGCAATTTGCTTCTGGCAAAAAAATTAAAAATATTGTAAGTGTAGAGAAAGGTTATTAGCTGTTGCAAAAAAAAGGAGGACATATGGATATAAATATTTTTAGAAGAAAAAAGAAAATTGTAGTACCAGTTCTTACAGAAAAAAAAGTAAAAGAAACACCAGTAAGATGCCAATCTTGCGGCAATCTTATTAAATACGAGGACCTAAAAGAAAATCTCAAGGTATGCCCATATTGTGGTTATCACTTCCGAATGACAATAAGCGAACGAATAAATCTCATTGCAGATTCAGGCACATTCTCAGAGATGGATACAGAAATAAAAGCTGTTGATATGCTGAACTTTAAAAGTCTACTCGCCTACAAGGAGAGCATAAAACAGGCAAAAAAAGAAACAGGGCTTGATTGTGCTGTAATCACAGGAAAAGCTAAAATCAGTGGATTTAACGCAGCAGTTGGAGTTTTTGCGTTTGAATTTATCGGAGGAAGTTTAGGCTCGGCAACAGGAGAAAAGCTCACAAGGCTTACTGAGTATGCAAAAAAACACAAGTTACCATTAATCATCGTCTTCTCCTCCGGCGGAGAGAGAATACAGGAAGGTATTTACTCCCTAATGCAAGTTGCAAAAATAATTCAGGCAGTAGATTCATTCAAAAAAAGCGGCGGATTATTCATACCGATTTTAACAAATCCTTCTTACTGTGGAGCAGCTGCTATTGCCATGACTGGAAGCATTATAATTGCAGAAAAAGGTTCTTCAATTAGTATTTCAGGCCCGCGCATTACAAAAGAGGTTGCAAAGAAAAATATCCCGGATAAATTAAAACAAGCAGAATCTTTACTTCAAAATGGATTTCTGGACATAGTTGTTGATAGATATTTGCTCAAAGCAACTATCACACAGTTTCTTAAACACTATAATAGGAGGACGATATGAAATATTTACTTCCGTTTGAAAAATCTCTTGAACCACTATATAAAGAATTGGAAGAAAGAAAGAAAAACTGGGAAGCAACAAACAATATAGAAGAAAAAATTCAACAAGAACTAAAAAAAATTTACGGCTCCCTCACCGCTTACCAGATTGCACAAATTGCCCGTCATCCCGATAGACCCAATGCAACAGACTATATTAACGCTTTATTTGAAGATTTTATTGAGCTGCACGGCGACAAGAAGAGCGGAGATGATCCTTCAATTATAGCAGGCATTGGAAGTTTTAAGGGCACAACGGTTACTGTAATAGGAAGCAGAAAAGGAAATACGCTAAAAGATGTGATTTTATGTAATTGTGGAATGATAAAACCAGAAGGATTCAGAAAAATTGCAAGAATTGTTAATCTTGCTTCAACAACGTTTAAAAGTCCTATTATTACATTTATTGATACACCTGGAGCATTTGTATCCAAAGAATCAGAGAAAAAAGGACAAATAGAAGCGGTTTCCGAATCCATACTTGCACTGTTTAAAGCAAAAGTGCCAATTATTGCTGTTATAATTGGTGAAGGAATAAGTCTCGGCGCACTCAGTATGAGCATTGCAGATAAAATCATTATGTTGCAATACTCGTTCTTCTCGGTAATCTCACCTGAAGGAGGTGCATCAATTCTATATAATAACAGGGAAAAAAGCGAAGAGTTAGCATCAAGCTTAAAATTCACGGCAGCCGACCTATTAAATGCAGGTACTATTGACAAAGTAGTAAATGAACCAATAGGCGGAGCACATAGAAATAAAAAGGAAGTTGTAAAAGCAATAGGAGATGCAATTAACAATGAACTCAAAACACTACTAAAGGAAAATGAAAAACAGCTAAAAACAAATCGTATAGAAAAATATAGAAAAATTGGAATCTATGCGGATTAACTGAAAATTCACATATACCTTTTTCGCTATTTTCGCTATCCATTCTGGTTGCTGGACAATATAATACTAAAAATTATGGTTTTTTAATCACTCTTCCGCGGTTTACTGAATAGAAACCGAAACGCTTTCTTATAGAGTCCATTGTTTCTTCAATTCTTTGATCTTTTTCTTCTTCTTTATCTTTGAAAAGCAAAGAAGAATTGTCTTTAGAAAGTCCTGATGCAGAAATGCCGAGAAGACGTACTTTTCGCCCCTTCACATACAGTTCATCAAAAAGTAAAACCGCTGTTTTGTAGATCCTCTTGTCACTGTTAGTTTCTGTAATAGTTTTTCTATGCGTTTTTGTAGTAAAATCTGCATAACGTACGGTAAGTGTAATGACAGTCGAGAAAAGATGGTGCGCTCTTACCCTACTGCCAGCCTTTTCCGAAAGAAGCTCAAGCACGCTTTTTATATAATCTATTTTATCCGTATCTACCGGAAATGTAATCGAATGTCCTATAGATTTTGACTCCTCTTCTTCCATCGGGGTAATAACAGGAGAATCATCAATGCCCCTTACTGCATTGTAAAGAAATTTCCCGTACGAATGAAATACCTGCATGAGTACTTTTATGGGAATTTCTTTAAGTTCCCCTAATGTTTTTACATTGAAAGAGCTTAAAAGTGCACTTTCCGTTTTTTTTCCAATTCCTGTAATTTTATTTACTGGCAAACCATTCAAAATTTTTGCTGTTTCTTCTTTTCTTATTACCATCAATCCGTT
Proteins encoded:
- a CDS encoding DegV family protein: MKKVKIVTDSTCYLPEEIIKKYDIKIAPLYVRFGDKVYAEHVDIQDKEYYERMGKGELPDTTQPSTDDFIKIYEPLLDEGYSIISPLMSTNMSGTVNAANAAKKALGNPDIYIFDSQFTSLGLGYQVLEIAKKLYEEGMSKEDMIKEMPAMRGKMNIFFVLKDLFYLARLGRIGHAKALVGSIVKIKPILYFHEGFVDTLEQPRTLKKAKQRALELTKEIVDKRGLKYISVIWGDNREEAEEYRDLCEKEFGVKIPLTRLGPVIVTHTGPKVLSIHFYTER
- the mnmG gene encoding tRNA uridine-5-carboxymethylaminomethyl(34) synthesis enzyme MnmG, which codes for MKTFDLIVVGAGHAGVEAALASARMGVETLLITIDCDSIGWMPCNPAIGGPGKAQIVREVDALGGVMALNTDATLTQLKMLNISKGPAVWSLRAQCDKWAYSLGMKERVENQPHLHLRQGIVTRLIVQKNRVKGVEVSDGMKFYSNAVVITAGTYLNGRIYISKWMQPAGRWAEPPANSLSDNLKELGFKIKRFNTGTTPRVDKRSIDFSKLIVEKGDVIPLHFSTWNEPKIYKNQIDSYLGWTNEKTIEITRKYLDMSPSVMGIMVKTGPRTCPSMEEKVRWFPDKVRHQFFLEQEGFCTNEMYMQGMYMSMPYENQLEVLRTIPGLENVEIIRPAYVIDYDYVVPTQLNLNYETKIVEGLFIAGQPNGTTGYDEAAGQGILAGINAALKIKGKEPFILSRSEAYLGVMTDDILTKELFEPYRITPSHCEHRLLLRQDNADLRLTRKGYQIGVVEEWKYRKLEEKEKMINEIKMKLESIVLKPNKETLSRLKSFGIKEINKPILLADILKRHDFTKEDLRKIESSFAGYPDELLEEIESDIKYAGYIVREQNKIKESIRWEKFIIPENFDYSVVHSLSKEGRERLTQVKPKSLAQAMRVSGVRPADIQMLLLYFKSSKK
- a CDS encoding 2-hydroxyacid dehydrogenase, which gives rise to MIQIGIFMPYIQNIDTIFDKIKKEIGYKGKITLIKPKNELEKEKAIPEVDIVISGPLTNEEIIKAKKLKLIQVPYAGVEEFNLNLLKNRNIILSNVHGNATSVAEHAFSLLLALAKGIVVNNGDLRRGMWHGWMSNEPNIEIKGKTLCIIGLGSIGKKAAQFGKAFGMNVIGVKKNITNVSNVDKVYGANKIKDAVSKADFILLAVPATNETKELINKEMFNLMKGKYLINVSRGSVINEQALFVALKNHTLEGAAIDTWWLYPKNKHEFQYPSRYPFWLLDNIIMSPHTAGYSDKSIGQNWEEAITNIMQFASGKKIKNIVSVEKGY
- a CDS encoding acetyl-CoA carboxylase carboxyltransferase subunit beta, whose translation is MDINIFRRKKKIVVPVLTEKKVKETPVRCQSCGNLIKYEDLKENLKVCPYCGYHFRMTISERINLIADSGTFSEMDTEIKAVDMLNFKSLLAYKESIKQAKKETGLDCAVITGKAKISGFNAAVGVFAFEFIGGSLGSATGEKLTRLTEYAKKHKLPLIIVFSSGGERIQEGIYSLMQVAKIIQAVDSFKKSGGLFIPILTNPSYCGAAAIAMTGSIIIAEKGSSISISGPRITKEVAKKNIPDKLKQAESLLQNGFLDIVVDRYLLKATITQFLKHYNRRTI
- the accA gene encoding carboxyltransferase subunit alpha, with product MKYLLPFEKSLEPLYKELEERKKNWEATNNIEEKIQQELKKIYGSLTAYQIAQIARHPDRPNATDYINALFEDFIELHGDKKSGDDPSIIAGIGSFKGTTVTVIGSRKGNTLKDVILCNCGMIKPEGFRKIARIVNLASTTFKSPIITFIDTPGAFVSKESEKKGQIEAVSESILALFKAKVPIIAVIIGEGISLGALSMSIADKIIMLQYSFFSVISPEGGASILYNNREKSEELASSLKFTAADLLNAGTIDKVVNEPIGGAHRNKKEVVKAIGDAINNELKTLLKENEKQLKTNRIEKYRKIGIYAD
- the dinB gene encoding DNA polymerase IV, encoding MERKKRIIMHIDMDAFFASVEQAENSDLKGKPIAISGNVESRSVISAASYEARRYGVHSAMPLKLAKRLCPNLILIQGDIAKYVRISKEIVLLYYNFCPAIEYSSIDEVFMDFTYTVKDFAEAIEMGNKIRKEVKDKFHITCTVGISYNKLLAKLGSKLAKPNGLMVIRKEETAKILNGLPVNKITGIGKKTESALLSSFNVKTLGELKEIPIKVLMQVFHSYGKFLYNAVRGIDDSPVITPMEEEESKSIGHSITFPVDTDKIDYIKSVLELLSEKAGSRVRAHHLFSTVITLTVRYADFTTKTHRKTITETNSDKRIYKTAVLLFDELYVKGRKVRLLGISASGLSKDNSSLLFKDKEEEKDQRIEETMDSIRKRFGFYSVNRGRVIKKP